A window from Candidatus Bathyarchaeota archaeon encodes these proteins:
- a CDS encoding glycosyltransferase family 2 protein, with protein MILEALFTLISAILLLYSVRHVIFTIVALRGSKTPKENVCEDYQPSVTVLIPARNEEKVIGRILKRMSELTYPKEKLQIIVINDGSRDKTGEIVEKFSEKHDNIEVIHRSPLKGGKGKASALNEGIKHAKGDIIICFDADYYPQVDIIEKLVAPLADEKVAAVQGRIVVINEPENLITRLVALERVGGYCIGQKARENLGLISQFGGTAGGFKRKIVEELGGLSEDILAEDTDLTFKLFLAGYRVCYVNEAESYEEAVNSFNSYWRQRLRWAIGHMQCALKHLIPVIKSRKLSLKQKIDAIFLLNVYFVPILMAIAWIIGGILVFNGPSVFDIALWSSIPFLTYASVGNFAPFFEIGMGMYADRRAKACKILPLLFPMFLYNVVICTFALIKLCVYKLLRRKIGWDKTPHHGRETVITEKYK; from the coding sequence TTGATACTAGAAGCCCTATTTACCCTAATATCCGCCATTCTTCTCCTATATTCCGTAAGGCACGTAATATTTACCATAGTCGCCCTACGCGGAAGTAAAACGCCAAAAGAAAATGTATGTGAAGACTATCAGCCATCTGTAACCGTTTTAATCCCGGCGAGAAACGAGGAAAAAGTTATTGGAAGAATCCTAAAAAGAATGAGCGAATTAACCTATCCTAAAGAAAAACTGCAAATAATAGTCATAAATGACGGGTCAAGAGACAAAACAGGTGAAATTGTAGAAAAATTTTCTGAAAAACACGATAACATTGAAGTTATTCATAGAAGTCCTCTAAAAGGCGGAAAAGGAAAAGCTTCAGCTCTCAACGAAGGCATAAAACACGCGAAAGGAGACATAATCATATGTTTCGACGCCGACTATTACCCCCAAGTTGACATAATCGAGAAACTAGTTGCCCCTTTGGCCGATGAAAAAGTTGCAGCTGTTCAAGGTAGAATAGTAGTTATCAACGAGCCTGAAAACCTAATAACAAGACTTGTTGCTTTAGAAAGAGTTGGAGGCTACTGCATAGGGCAAAAGGCACGAGAAAATTTAGGGTTAATCTCACAGTTCGGCGGAACAGCTGGAGGTTTCAAAAGGAAAATAGTTGAAGAGTTAGGCGGCCTAAGCGAGGATATTCTAGCCGAAGATACCGACTTAACCTTTAAGCTTTTCTTGGCTGGTTACAGAGTCTGCTATGTGAATGAGGCTGAAAGCTATGAAGAAGCAGTTAACAGCTTTAATTCTTATTGGCGTCAGCGGCTTCGATGGGCAATTGGTCATATGCAATGCGCCTTAAAACATCTAATTCCAGTGATTAAAAGTAGAAAATTGAGTTTAAAACAAAAGATAGACGCAATTTTCCTACTTAACGTTTATTTTGTTCCAATTCTTATGGCGATTGCGTGGATAATAGGCGGAATTCTAGTTTTCAATGGGCCATCCGTTTTTGATATCGCCCTTTGGAGCTCTATTCCATTTTTGACATATGCAAGTGTAGGCAATTTTGCCCCATTTTTTGAGATAGGAATGGGCATGTACGCTGATCGAAGAGCTAAAGCATGTAAAATTCTACCATTACTTTTTCCGATGTTTCTTTACAATGTTGTGATATGCACTTTTGCGTTGATTAAACTATGTGTATACAAGCTTTTGAGAAGGAAAATCGGTTGGGATAAGACCCCTCATCATGGTAGAGAAACAGTTATAACTGAAAAATATAAGTAA